In one Achromobacter spanius genomic region, the following are encoded:
- a CDS encoding ABC transporter ATP-binding protein gives MSSTPILEIRDLNVSLPGAGDRRYAAEGISLTVSAREIVCIVGESGSGKSVTASAVMGLLPKNVLRLESGQILLSGRDITHASTAELRELRGDRMAMIFQEPMTALNPLMQVGDQVAEIFQFHGPSLSRREVDARVLALLTDMRLPSPETLRHAYPHQLSGGQRQRVMIAMALAKEPALIIADEPTTALDVTSQAQVLRLLHGLREQHDTGILFITHDFDVVAEIADRVIVMQQGRIVEAGTAAEVLANPQHPYTRKLIDAVPKGQFGAGAPLAEGDPVISVENLGMRFVTASLFKAKRREVLALDGVSLSLARGETLGIVGESGSGKTTLGRCLAHFARPTSGRIVMNGEDVSRLSRAAWRQWCKRIQMVFQDPYRSFNPRMTIEATLAEGPMNYGEDRARVQARMRDMLELVSIDASALKRYPHEFSGGQRQRISIARALMMEPQILIADEAVSALDVSVQAQILDLLERIREQLNLSMIFITHDLRVAARLCHRIAVMQRGRVMEIGPAEQIFTRPGSGYTQELLAAIPGKDGLGSRPVAGLALASA, from the coding sequence ATGTCATCCACTCCCATTCTTGAAATCCGCGACCTGAACGTCAGCCTGCCCGGCGCGGGCGACCGCCGTTACGCCGCCGAAGGCATCAGCCTGACGGTGAGCGCGCGCGAAATTGTCTGCATCGTGGGCGAGTCCGGGTCGGGCAAGTCGGTCACGGCCAGCGCCGTCATGGGCTTGCTGCCCAAGAACGTGCTGCGCCTGGAAAGCGGCCAGATCCTGCTGTCGGGCCGCGACATCACGCACGCCTCGACCGCCGAGTTGCGCGAGCTGCGCGGCGACCGCATGGCCATGATCTTCCAGGAACCCATGACGGCGCTGAACCCGCTGATGCAAGTGGGCGACCAGGTGGCCGAGATCTTCCAATTTCACGGCCCGTCGCTGTCGCGGCGCGAGGTCGACGCCCGCGTGCTGGCCTTGCTGACGGACATGCGGTTGCCATCGCCCGAAACACTGCGCCATGCGTATCCGCATCAGTTGTCGGGCGGCCAGCGCCAGCGGGTGATGATAGCCATGGCGCTGGCGAAGGAGCCCGCGCTGATCATCGCCGACGAGCCCACCACCGCGCTGGACGTAACGTCGCAAGCGCAGGTGCTGCGCTTGCTGCACGGCCTGCGCGAGCAGCACGACACGGGCATTCTGTTCATCACGCATGACTTCGATGTGGTGGCCGAAATTGCCGACCGCGTCATCGTGATGCAGCAGGGCCGCATTGTTGAAGCCGGGACGGCGGCCGAGGTCCTGGCCAACCCCCAGCACCCTTACACCCGCAAGCTGATCGATGCCGTGCCCAAGGGGCAGTTTGGCGCGGGCGCGCCGCTGGCCGAGGGCGACCCGGTCATCAGCGTGGAAAACCTGGGCATGCGCTTTGTGACGGCTAGCCTGTTCAAGGCCAAGCGCCGCGAGGTGCTGGCGCTGGATGGGGTGTCGCTGTCCTTGGCGCGCGGCGAAACGCTGGGCATCGTGGGGGAATCCGGCTCGGGCAAGACCACGCTGGGCCGCTGCCTGGCGCATTTTGCGCGGCCCACGTCGGGGCGCATCGTGATGAACGGCGAAGATGTATCGCGCCTGTCGCGCGCCGCCTGGCGGCAATGGTGCAAGCGTATCCAGATGGTGTTCCAGGACCCTTACCGCTCATTCAATCCGCGCATGACCATTGAAGCCACGCTGGCCGAAGGGCCGATGAATTACGGCGAAGACCGCGCCCGCGTGCAGGCCCGCATGCGCGACATGCTGGAACTGGTCAGCATCGACGCCAGCGCGCTCAAGCGTTATCCGCACGAGTTCTCGGGCGGACAGCGCCAGCGCATTTCCATTGCGCGGGCCTTGATGATGGAACCCCAGATTCTGATTGCCGATGAAGCCGTGTCGGCGCTGGACGTGTCGGTGCAGGCGCAGATCCTGGACTTGCTGGAGCGCATTCGCGAACAACTCAACCTGAGCATGATCTTCATCACCCACGACCTGCGCGTGGCGGCCCGGCTGTGCCATCGCATCGCGGTGATGCAGCGCGGCCGTGTGATGGAGATCGGCCCCGCCGAGCAGATCTTCACGCGCCCCGGCAGCGGCTACACGCAGGAATTGCTGGCCGCCATTCCCGGCAAGGACGGGCTGGGCAGCCGCCCCGTTGCGGGCCTGGCCTTGGCCAGCGCATGA
- a CDS encoding ABC transporter permease: protein MLNLILKRLLAAIPVMLVVATVVFLLLRMAPGDPARVIAGDMASEEAVAEVRAQMGLDQPLPTQYLLAMGALLKGDLGESIISKDSVATLIGQRLGPTFALALCAILLTIFAAIPLGVFSAWWHKRLIDRVTLAVTVLAFSVPAFVVGYLLILVFSVKLNWLPVQGYAGLASGFGTFLYHMVLPTVTLATVFVALITRITRGSMLEVLGEDFVRTARAKGVPERYVLYRHALRNAAVPIVTVIGLALTTLISGVVVTETIFNIPGVGRLIVDAVLARDYPVVQGTILFFSFVYVFINLAIDLLYVVLDPRIRY, encoded by the coding sequence ATGCTGAATCTGATCCTCAAACGCCTGCTGGCGGCCATTCCCGTGATGTTGGTGGTGGCCACCGTGGTGTTCCTGCTGTTGCGCATGGCCCCGGGCGACCCCGCCCGGGTCATCGCCGGAGACATGGCCAGCGAAGAGGCCGTGGCCGAGGTCCGCGCCCAAATGGGCCTGGACCAGCCGCTGCCCACGCAGTACCTGCTGGCCATGGGCGCGCTGCTCAAGGGTGACCTGGGCGAGTCCATTATTTCGAAAGACTCGGTGGCCACGCTGATTGGCCAGCGCCTGGGGCCGACCTTCGCCCTTGCCCTGTGCGCCATTTTGCTGACGATCTTCGCGGCCATTCCCTTGGGGGTGTTTTCAGCCTGGTGGCATAAGCGTCTGATCGACCGCGTTACGTTGGCCGTGACGGTGCTGGCGTTTTCGGTGCCGGCCTTCGTGGTGGGGTATCTGCTGATCCTGGTGTTCTCGGTCAAGCTGAACTGGCTGCCGGTGCAGGGCTACGCCGGCCTGGCCTCCGGCTTCGGCACCTTCCTGTATCACATGGTCTTGCCCACCGTGACACTGGCCACCGTGTTCGTCGCGCTGATCACCCGCATCACGCGCGGCAGCATGCTGGAAGTGCTGGGCGAAGACTTCGTGCGCACCGCGCGCGCCAAGGGCGTGCCCGAACGCTACGTGCTGTACCGCCACGCGCTGCGCAATGCGGCGGTGCCCATCGTCACGGTGATCGGCCTGGCGCTGACCACGCTGATCAGCGGCGTGGTGGTCACCGAAACCATCTTCAACATTCCGGGCGTGGGGCGCCTGATCGTCGACGCCGTGCTGGCGCGCGACTATCCGGTGGTGCAGGGCACGATCCTGTTCTTCTCGTTCGTGTATGTCTTCATCAACCTGGCGATCGACCTGCTGTATGTGGTGCTCGATCCGCGCATCCGCTACTGA
- a CDS encoding alpha/beta hydrolase fold domain-containing protein — MYFDDPAFTIPTGTPAPLDPQIAEFLRRMAADASQYPRRDTLSIEQGRANAEKVRLPWAQGGPEMARTVEHQVATRHGDVRVRVYYPAERRLPGAFIYIHGGGFVLFSIDTHDRVMREYAQRAGVVVIGVDYTRAPEAKFPQPLEECVDVVRWVAASGQALDIDASQLFLGGDSAGANLSMGTALTLRDENQPLLKGLVLNYGGFGSNLFRNSVVRYGAGDYGLSLHMMIWFRGMHIRHGKDFFDPRVDILRADVTGLPPAWLVVTECDPLHDDSIELERKLREAGVDVAAKVYPGTAHSFLEAVSIAAVAGEAFDDTARWLHAKAA; from the coding sequence ATGTATTTCGACGACCCCGCGTTCACCATTCCCACCGGCACCCCCGCGCCTTTGGATCCGCAGATTGCCGAATTCCTGCGCCGCATGGCGGCCGACGCATCGCAGTACCCGCGCCGCGACACCTTGTCGATCGAGCAGGGCCGCGCCAATGCCGAAAAAGTGCGCCTGCCCTGGGCGCAAGGTGGCCCGGAAATGGCCCGCACCGTGGAACATCAGGTTGCCACCCGCCACGGCGATGTGCGCGTGCGCGTCTACTACCCGGCCGAACGCCGCTTGCCCGGCGCCTTCATCTACATCCACGGCGGCGGCTTCGTGCTGTTCAGCATCGATACCCATGACCGCGTCATGCGCGAATACGCCCAGCGCGCCGGGGTGGTGGTGATCGGCGTTGACTACACGCGCGCGCCCGAAGCCAAGTTCCCGCAACCGCTGGAAGAATGCGTGGACGTGGTGCGCTGGGTGGCGGCGTCGGGCCAGGCGCTGGACATCGACGCCAGCCAGCTCTTCCTGGGTGGCGACTCCGCCGGCGCCAACCTGTCCATGGGCACGGCGCTGACCCTGCGCGACGAGAACCAGCCGCTGCTCAAGGGCCTGGTGCTGAACTACGGCGGCTTCGGCAGCAACCTGTTCCGCAACTCGGTGGTGCGCTACGGCGCGGGCGACTACGGCCTGTCGCTGCACATGATGATCTGGTTCCGGGGTATGCACATCCGCCATGGCAAAGACTTTTTCGACCCGCGCGTGGACATCCTGCGCGCCGACGTGACGGGCCTGCCGCCTGCCTGGCTGGTGGTGACCGAATGCGATCCGCTGCATGACGACAGCATCGAACTGGAACGCAAGCTGCGCGAAGCCGGCGTGGACGTCGCCGCCAAGGTCTATCCCGGTACGGCGCACAGTTTCCTGGAAGCCGTGTCGATCGCGGCGGTGGCGGGCGAGGCCTTCGACGACACGGCGCGCTGGTTGCACGCCAAGGCCGCGTAA
- a CDS encoding riboflavin synthase produces MFTGIVQGTATIAKIADREGLRTFTLDFPPGFCVDLAIGASVSTDGVCLTVTELLSDHQATFDVMLQSLAITTLGSYVEGDRANVERAAKDGAEIGGHPLSGHVDFTSEVVMVKSSDTNRLMRFSIPEAFRKYVFAKGYIAINGASLTVSEVNRAEGWFEVWLIPETRRMTVFEDKQVGDFVNIEIERSTQVVVDTVRETVQESLGKLQPLLEAILKEKGLTLEDFISPQGKLK; encoded by the coding sequence CTTCACGCTGGATTTTCCCCCTGGTTTCTGTGTTGACCTGGCCATCGGCGCCAGCGTGTCGACGGATGGCGTCTGCCTGACCGTGACCGAGTTGCTGTCAGACCACCAGGCCACGTTCGACGTCATGCTGCAAAGCCTGGCGATCACCACGCTGGGCAGCTACGTCGAAGGCGACCGCGCCAACGTCGAACGCGCGGCAAAAGACGGCGCCGAAATCGGCGGGCATCCGCTGTCGGGCCATGTGGACTTCACGTCTGAAGTCGTCATGGTGAAGTCGTCGGACACCAACCGGCTGATGCGGTTCAGCATCCCGGAAGCATTCCGCAAATACGTCTTCGCCAAAGGCTATATCGCCATCAACGGCGCCAGCCTGACCGTGTCCGAGGTGAACCGCGCCGAAGGCTGGTTTGAGGTGTGGCTTATCCCCGAAACCCGCCGCATGACGGTGTTCGAGGACAAGCAGGTAGGCGATTTCGTGAACATTGAAATCGAACGCAGCACGCAGGTGGTGGTTGATACCGTGCGCGAAACGGTCCAGGAAAGCCTGGGCAAGCTGCAGCCGCTGCTGGAAGCCATCCTGAAGGAAAAGGGTTTGACCCTGGAAGACTTCATCAGCCCCCAGGGCAAGCTGAAATAG
- a CDS encoding 2-hydroxyacid dehydrogenase: protein MTRVALLSRSANLSYFQPLLQGLAPELDVAVWPDPRSLSADVAVCWNPPVGVYDDMPNLKLIHSIAAGVDNLLDGQRTRGLPVCRVVDPQLAQGMLQYVLWCVLTFHRKLDVALANQRSAQWQRPVQTPASQCRVGLMGLGELGSAIAAVLPGLGYPVNGWSRTPRQIDGMRGYAGEAEFDAFLAHTDVLICLVPLTPATRGILNRRTFDALPAGAAVVNCGRGEHLVPADLIDALARGQLRGAVLDVFAHEPLDPADPLWRTPGVIVTPHMATMPAPGTVAEQVVANIRRLGQGAALANAVDATRGY from the coding sequence ATGACACGCGTTGCCTTATTGAGCCGGTCGGCCAATCTTTCGTATTTCCAACCCTTGCTGCAAGGGCTGGCGCCCGAGTTGGACGTGGCCGTCTGGCCCGACCCGCGCAGCCTGTCCGCCGACGTGGCGGTGTGCTGGAACCCGCCCGTGGGCGTGTATGACGACATGCCCAACCTGAAGCTGATCCACAGCATTGCCGCCGGCGTCGACAACCTGTTGGACGGGCAGCGCACGCGCGGCCTGCCGGTGTGCCGCGTGGTGGATCCGCAGTTGGCGCAGGGCATGTTGCAGTACGTGCTGTGGTGCGTGCTGACGTTTCACCGCAAGCTGGACGTGGCGCTGGCCAACCAGCGCAGCGCGCAATGGCAGCGGCCCGTGCAGACGCCCGCGTCGCAATGCCGCGTGGGGCTGATGGGCCTGGGCGAGCTGGGTAGCGCCATCGCGGCGGTGTTGCCGGGGCTGGGCTACCCCGTGAACGGCTGGTCGCGCACGCCGCGCCAGATCGATGGCATGCGTGGCTATGCGGGCGAAGCCGAATTCGATGCCTTCCTGGCCCATACCGATGTGCTGATCTGCCTGGTGCCGCTGACACCCGCCACGCGCGGCATTCTCAACCGCCGCACTTTCGACGCCTTGCCGGCTGGCGCGGCGGTGGTCAATTGCGGGCGCGGCGAACATCTGGTGCCCGCCGACCTGATCGATGCCTTGGCGCGCGGGCAGTTGCGCGGCGCGGTGCTGGACGTTTTCGCGCATGAGCCGCTGGACCCCGCCGACCCGCTGTGGCGCACGCCCGGCGTGATCGTGACCCCGCACATGGCCACCATGCCGGCCCCCGGCACCGTGGCCGAACAGGTGGTGGCCAACATCCGGCGCCTGGGCCAGGGCGCGGCGCTGGCCAACGCCGTGGACGCTACGCGCGGCTATTGA
- a CDS encoding ABC transporter substrate-binding protein, protein MKRAFLFSTALFLASAGPLAAVPTTSQAETTAKFVMHAPLRVLDPILTSAYVTRNHGYLVYDTLFSMNAQGQAKPQMVDSWTVSEDRLTYTFKLRPGLKFHDGAPVTADDVVASLQRWENGDPTIGNRLKLATAELAATGADTFTLKLRTPYGLVLESLAKESSPVPFIMPKRIASVPASQAISETIGSGPYKFVQADFQAGVKATYVKFADYEPRKEPASAFAGGKVARVDRLELVNIPDSQTAVNALRNGEIDFLEDVPPDLMPQLKDAKGITLKSYGKNSNMFTLRMNWLQAPFNNVKVRRAALAALNQVDYLDAQIGDPEVYQVCGAVLTCVSPYASEEGATQIKAPDLAHARQLLKDSGYKGEKVVVLHPTDLPIFANIAPVTAQALRSIGMNVEIQSMDWATLLSRRSKKDGVEQGGWSIFQSNMSSLDLTSPVGNPNLDGRAGSTYPGWTHDDAMDALRTRFAAAGTEAERRDIATAIQRRNYEQVMYVPLGGYSKFKGYDAKFADLVDAPIPLFWTSAK, encoded by the coding sequence ATGAAACGCGCTTTTCTGTTTTCGACCGCATTGTTCCTGGCCTCGGCCGGGCCGCTTGCCGCCGTGCCCACAACTAGCCAGGCCGAGACCACCGCCAAGTTCGTGATGCATGCGCCGCTGCGCGTGCTGGACCCGATCCTGACGTCGGCCTACGTCACGCGCAACCACGGCTATCTGGTCTACGACACGCTGTTCTCGATGAATGCCCAGGGCCAGGCCAAGCCGCAGATGGTGGATTCCTGGACCGTGTCGGAAGACCGCCTGACGTATACCTTCAAACTGCGGCCCGGCCTGAAGTTCCATGACGGCGCACCGGTGACGGCGGACGACGTCGTGGCCTCGCTGCAGCGCTGGGAAAACGGTGACCCCACCATCGGCAACCGGCTGAAGCTGGCCACGGCCGAATTGGCCGCAACCGGCGCCGACACCTTCACGCTGAAGCTTCGCACCCCCTACGGGCTGGTGCTGGAATCGCTGGCCAAGGAAAGCTCGCCGGTGCCGTTCATCATGCCCAAGCGGATTGCGTCCGTGCCGGCCTCGCAGGCAATCAGCGAAACGATCGGGTCGGGGCCGTACAAGTTCGTGCAGGCCGACTTCCAGGCGGGGGTCAAAGCCACCTACGTGAAGTTCGCGGACTACGAGCCGCGCAAGGAACCGGCCAGCGCATTCGCGGGCGGCAAGGTCGCCCGCGTGGACCGGCTGGAACTGGTGAACATCCCCGACAGCCAGACGGCCGTCAACGCGCTGCGCAATGGCGAGATCGACTTCCTGGAAGACGTGCCGCCTGACCTGATGCCGCAATTGAAAGACGCCAAGGGCATCACGCTGAAGTCGTATGGCAAGAACTCCAATATGTTCACGCTGCGCATGAACTGGCTGCAAGCGCCGTTCAACAACGTGAAGGTGCGCCGCGCGGCGCTGGCGGCCTTGAACCAGGTGGACTATCTGGACGCGCAGATTGGCGACCCCGAGGTCTACCAGGTATGCGGCGCGGTGCTGACCTGCGTGTCGCCGTATGCGTCTGAAGAAGGCGCCACGCAGATCAAGGCGCCAGACCTCGCGCATGCGCGCCAGTTGTTGAAAGACAGCGGCTACAAAGGCGAAAAGGTGGTGGTGCTGCACCCGACGGATCTGCCCATCTTCGCCAATATTGCGCCGGTAACCGCGCAGGCGTTGCGCAGCATCGGCATGAATGTCGAAATCCAATCGATGGACTGGGCCACCTTGCTCAGCCGCCGCAGCAAGAAGGACGGCGTGGAGCAGGGCGGCTGGAGCATCTTCCAGTCGAACATGTCCAGCCTGGACCTGACCTCGCCAGTGGGCAACCCCAACCTGGACGGACGCGCGGGTTCCACCTACCCCGGCTGGACGCACGACGACGCGATGGACGCGTTGCGCACCCGCTTCGCCGCCGCCGGTACTGAAGCCGAACGACGCGACATCGCCACCGCCATCCAGCGCCGCAATTACGAGCAGGTGATGTACGTGCCGCTGGGCGGGTATTCGAAGTTCAAGGGCTATGACGCCAAGTTCGCCGATCTGGTGGACGCGCCGATTCCGCTGTTCTGGACCTCGGCCAAGTAG
- a CDS encoding ABC transporter permease yields the protein MTSNAISFPRARAWWPALTRDPMMLTGLVLLVVLIGMSLLAPVITWHDPASLTPRLRLKPVSAEYWLGTDSLGRDLFSRVLYGGRLSITLAALVSVISVCAGLLLGLLAGYFRQLDAVVMRIIDGIMAIPGLLLAIAMVALGGASIPTMVTAIAIPEIPRVARLVRSVVLSVREEPYVEASLGMGTATWRVLWRHVLPSTINPLVVQATFICASAILIEAVLGFLGLGFPPEIPSLGSIISEGRPFFQRAPWIILFPGIFLALLILSVNLFGDALRDRLDPRMARLRKG from the coding sequence ATGACTTCAAACGCGATCTCATTTCCCCGGGCGCGCGCCTGGTGGCCCGCGCTGACGCGCGATCCCATGATGCTGACCGGGCTGGTGCTGCTGGTGGTGTTGATTGGTATGTCGCTGCTGGCGCCCGTCATCACCTGGCACGATCCAGCCAGCCTGACGCCGCGACTGCGCTTAAAACCCGTCAGCGCCGAGTACTGGCTGGGTACCGATTCGTTGGGCCGCGACCTGTTTTCCCGCGTGCTCTACGGCGGCAGGCTGTCGATCACGCTGGCCGCGCTGGTCAGCGTGATCTCGGTGTGCGCCGGTTTGCTGCTGGGCTTGCTGGCTGGTTATTTCCGCCAGCTGGACGCAGTGGTCATGCGCATCATCGACGGCATCATGGCCATACCCGGCCTGCTGCTGGCCATTGCCATGGTGGCGCTGGGCGGGGCGTCCATACCCACCATGGTCACGGCCATTGCCATTCCGGAAATTCCACGCGTGGCGCGCTTGGTGCGCAGCGTGGTGCTGTCGGTGCGCGAAGAGCCTTACGTAGAAGCCTCGCTGGGCATGGGCACCGCCACCTGGCGCGTGCTGTGGCGCCATGTGCTGCCCAGCACCATCAACCCGCTGGTGGTGCAGGCCACGTTCATCTGTGCGTCCGCCATCCTGATCGAAGCCGTGCTGGGCTTTCTGGGGCTGGGCTTTCCGCCCGAGATCCCCAGCCTGGGCAGCATCATTTCCGAAGGCCGGCCCTTCTTTCAGCGCGCCCCGTGGATCATTTTGTTTCCCGGCATTTTCCTGGCGCTGCTGATCTTGTCCGTGAACCTGTTCGGCGACGCGCTGCGCGACCGCCTCGACCCGCGCATGGCGCGTCTACGCAAGGGCTGA
- a CDS encoding M81 family metallopeptidase: MHILVAGFQHETNTFAPSKAGYDNFVRGEGFPAMVRGQDMLALRSVNIPAGGFINAIQARGHSVHPVIWAGASPSAHVTRDAFERIAGEIVDAARAGRYDAIYLDLHGAMVTEHLDDGEGELLARVRQVVGPDVPVVASLDLHANVTAQMLQEADALVAFRTYPHVDMADTGEHAARLLLDRIAAGSRWTRHVRRLPFLIPINGMCTMLQPSQGVYNTLAQLEQTPGVASMSFAPGFPAADFPECGPVVWAYGTDAAAVEQVTESLYRQVLELEPQWSPDFLEPADAVRRAQALAAGARRPIVIADTQDNPGAGGDANTTGMLRALVDADAQNAALGLLYDPEAVRAATAAGIGQTVTLSLGGQSGVAGDAPFTGDFVVETLSPGKLRFDGPMMHGMEVDLGAVAGLRIGGVRVVVSASKAQMLDRNLFRVGGVQPEEMGILVVKSSVHFRADFQPIAHEVLVAKAPGPMQADPADLPWTRLQPGIRVRPQGRPFNG, translated from the coding sequence ATGCACATCCTGGTGGCTGGCTTTCAGCACGAGACCAATACCTTTGCGCCATCCAAGGCGGGGTACGACAACTTTGTCCGCGGCGAAGGTTTCCCCGCGATGGTGCGCGGCCAGGACATGCTGGCGCTGCGCTCGGTCAACATTCCCGCGGGCGGTTTCATCAACGCCATCCAGGCGCGGGGGCATAGCGTGCACCCCGTGATCTGGGCGGGGGCCAGCCCGTCGGCCCACGTCACGCGCGATGCTTTTGAGCGCATTGCCGGAGAAATCGTGGATGCGGCGCGTGCCGGGCGCTATGACGCCATCTACCTGGACCTGCACGGCGCGATGGTCACCGAACACCTGGACGATGGCGAAGGCGAGCTGCTGGCGCGCGTCCGCCAGGTAGTGGGGCCCGACGTGCCGGTGGTGGCCAGCCTGGACCTGCATGCCAACGTCACCGCGCAGATGCTGCAGGAAGCGGATGCGCTGGTGGCCTTCCGCACCTATCCGCACGTGGACATGGCCGATACCGGGGAACACGCCGCGCGCCTGCTGCTGGACCGCATCGCGGCCGGCTCGCGCTGGACCCGGCATGTGCGCCGCCTGCCCTTCCTGATTCCCATCAACGGCATGTGCACGATGCTGCAACCATCGCAAGGCGTGTACAACACGCTGGCCCAGTTGGAGCAGACGCCGGGGGTGGCATCGATGTCGTTTGCGCCGGGCTTTCCGGCGGCTGATTTTCCGGAGTGCGGGCCGGTGGTGTGGGCCTACGGCACCGACGCGGCGGCGGTCGAACAAGTCACCGAATCACTGTATCGGCAGGTGCTGGAACTTGAGCCGCAATGGTCGCCCGACTTTCTGGAACCTGCTGACGCCGTGCGCCGTGCACAGGCCTTGGCGGCCGGTGCACGGCGCCCCATTGTGATTGCGGACACGCAGGACAACCCCGGCGCGGGCGGCGACGCCAACACCACGGGCATGCTGCGCGCACTGGTGGATGCCGATGCACAAAACGCCGCGCTGGGCCTGCTCTATGACCCCGAGGCCGTGCGCGCCGCCACCGCCGCCGGCATCGGCCAAACCGTGACGCTAAGCCTGGGCGGACAGTCGGGCGTGGCGGGCGACGCGCCTTTCACGGGGGACTTCGTGGTGGAAACGCTATCGCCCGGCAAGCTGCGCTTTGACGGGCCGATGATGCATGGCATGGAAGTGGACCTGGGCGCCGTGGCCGGCCTGCGGATCGGCGGCGTGCGCGTGGTGGTCAGCGCCAGCAAGGCGCAAATGCTGGACCGCAACCTGTTCCGCGTGGGCGGAGTGCAGCCCGAGGAAATGGGGATTCTGGTCGTGAAGAGTTCGGTGCATTTTCGCGCCGACTTCCAGCCGATTGCGCACGAGGTGCTGGTAGCCAAGGCGCCCGGGCCGATGCAGGCCGACCCCGCGGATCTGCCCTGGACCCGCTTGCAGCCAGGGATCCGCGTGCGGCCTCAAGGCCGGCCGTTCAATGGGTAA
- a CDS encoding amidase — protein MRTEEYEERDGLGLAQLLAHNETTPAELMACALELASTRGTPLNALTYVQPDTGRGLAADWRQRGAFRGIPFILKDSGLPSRRFPSSLGSHLFNDTAYDIESTLAERFEASGLIPFARSTVSELCMGPSTEARRNGGATLNPRALDRSVGGSSGGAAVAVAAGIVPVAHGSDGGGSIRIPAACCGVFGLKPSRGRVPMGPARGEGWGGMACEGVLSRSVRDTAAALDGIGGYAPGAPYAAPPQPGSYLDSVREQRREPLRIALWRQAWNGIAIAPECLAAVERTARLCRELGHEVIDAPLPELDYAGFVRAHGTVLATNIVLAVQARLTLRGRDLRDDDLEPVIRDGLSVGRGLTATQYVDSINRFHAIGRAIESAMTGFDLVLTPTLAQLPAKLGELALEGEFWAFREKVSRYATFLAVINASGQPAASLPLDWTETGVPVASQLIGHFGREDQILRLAAELERAAPWGTRPILLP, from the coding sequence ATGCGGACAGAGGAATATGAAGAGCGCGATGGCTTGGGCTTGGCCCAACTGTTGGCTCACAACGAAACCACCCCGGCCGAGCTGATGGCGTGCGCGCTGGAACTCGCCAGCACACGCGGCACGCCATTGAACGCGCTGACCTATGTGCAGCCCGACACGGGCCGGGGCCTTGCTGCCGACTGGCGCCAGCGTGGCGCCTTTCGTGGCATTCCCTTCATCTTGAAAGATTCAGGTCTGCCCAGCCGGCGCTTTCCGTCCAGCCTGGGCTCGCACCTGTTCAACGACACGGCCTATGACATTGAGTCCACCTTGGCAGAACGTTTCGAAGCCTCGGGCCTGATTCCGTTTGCGCGCAGCACCGTGTCGGAACTGTGCATGGGGCCGTCCACCGAAGCGCGCCGCAACGGCGGCGCCACGCTGAACCCGCGCGCGCTGGACCGCTCGGTCGGCGGCTCCAGCGGCGGCGCGGCGGTGGCCGTGGCGGCGGGCATCGTACCGGTGGCGCACGGTAGCGACGGCGGCGGGTCGATCCGGATTCCGGCGGCGTGCTGCGGCGTGTTCGGCTTGAAGCCCAGCCGGGGCCGCGTCCCGATGGGCCCGGCGCGCGGCGAAGGGTGGGGCGGCATGGCCTGCGAAGGCGTGCTGTCGCGCAGCGTGCGCGATACCGCCGCCGCCCTGGACGGCATCGGTGGCTATGCCCCCGGCGCGCCCTATGCCGCGCCGCCGCAGCCCGGGTCGTACCTGGACTCGGTGCGTGAGCAGCGCCGCGAACCGCTGCGCATTGCGCTGTGGCGCCAGGCGTGGAACGGCATCGCGATTGCGCCGGAATGCCTGGCCGCTGTTGAACGCACGGCACGCCTGTGCCGCGAACTGGGGCACGAGGTGATCGACGCACCCTTGCCTGAACTGGATTACGCCGGCTTCGTCCGCGCACACGGCACGGTGCTGGCCACCAACATCGTGCTGGCCGTGCAGGCCCGCCTGACGCTGCGCGGCCGCGACCTGCGCGACGACGATCTGGAACCGGTCATCCGCGATGGCCTGTCGGTGGGCCGGGGCCTGACCGCCACGCAATACGTGGATTCGATCAACCGCTTCCATGCCATCGGCCGCGCCATCGAATCGGCCATGACGGGCTTTGACCTGGTGCTGACGCCCACCTTGGCGCAGTTGCCCGCCAAGCTGGGTGAGCTGGCGCTTGAGGGCGAGTTCTGGGCGTTTCGCGAAAAGGTGTCGCGCTACGCCACGTTTCTTGCCGTGATCAACGCATCGGGCCAGCCGGCGGCCAGCCTGCCGCTGGACTGGACTGAAACAGGGGTGCCCGTGGCCAGCCAGCTGATCGGGCACTTCGGGCGCGAGGACCAGATCCTGCGCCTGGCGGCGGAGCTGGAACGCGCCGCGCCTTGGGGCACGCGGCCAATCCTGCTGCCCTGA